The following proteins are encoded in a genomic region of Haloarcula marina:
- a CDS encoding universal stress protein: MPQVVVPVRYPLSENSRATLAEGIAVAEEDDADLTVLHVNLYQNGHRVSRSQLKTAVEKEFGYLPRTRYVVRSGMLVEETILDEVVAQDADVVVIGTKQVSRWRDMIRRLVDDPDIEHFLRDELDCDVVTVSPEVQSSR, translated from the coding sequence ATGCCACAGGTCGTCGTCCCCGTTCGCTATCCGCTCTCCGAAAATTCGCGCGCGACGCTCGCCGAAGGAATTGCGGTCGCCGAAGAAGACGACGCGGACCTGACAGTCCTGCACGTGAATCTCTATCAAAACGGCCACAGAGTGTCCCGGTCGCAACTGAAAACCGCCGTCGAGAAGGAGTTCGGCTACCTCCCGCGGACGCGCTACGTCGTCCGCTCGGGGATGCTCGTCGAGGAGACGATACTCGACGAAGTCGTCGCGCAGGACGCCGACGTTGTCGTCATCGGCACGAAACAGGTGAGTCGATGGCGCGACATGATTCGCCGCCTCGTCGACGACCCGGACATCGAACATTTCCTCCGGGACGAACTCGACTGCGACGTGGTGACCGTTAGCCCCGAGGTTCAGTCTTCGCGGTAG
- a CDS encoding mechanosensitive ion channel family protein: protein MRPGPVWEFQTSPTPTDTPTAAEATQSLLSWLPFAVPKWAAQLLASLFVVILAFVTARLVVLVLGRRIAQRFRRPSVTRTILRGIRVGVFLFALFTIMGIYGLSISDIGLSVAVFSAVVGVVIAPIVGSFISGVFLLADQPYEIGDMIELADRNQRGFVEDITLRHTKVFTLDNTFLVIPNGTMRDRDVINYSAEDPRTRLSLDVLVTYESDIDEARSLIEQAARSVDNVIEGGPNIRVGGARYPAAPTAYIESFADHGVNLRLRYWVTEPYKLLTARSKVQTNVWSQLDDADVEIAYPHSHLYFDETSGEMQVSVAERGAETLAGGQSSDGQLSDDDADYRED from the coding sequence ATGCGACCCGGTCCCGTCTGGGAATTCCAGACCTCTCCCACGCCGACGGACACGCCGACTGCGGCGGAGGCGACGCAGTCGTTGCTGTCGTGGCTCCCCTTCGCCGTCCCGAAGTGGGCCGCGCAACTCTTGGCGTCGCTGTTCGTCGTCATCCTCGCGTTCGTCACCGCCCGACTGGTGGTCCTGGTACTGGGTCGACGCATCGCGCAGCGGTTCCGGCGGCCGAGCGTCACGCGGACCATCCTTCGGGGTATCAGAGTCGGCGTCTTCCTGTTCGCGCTGTTCACCATCATGGGCATTTACGGGCTCAGTATCAGCGATATCGGACTCTCCGTAGCCGTCTTCTCCGCCGTTGTGGGTGTCGTCATCGCACCCATCGTGGGCAGTTTCATCTCGGGCGTGTTCCTACTCGCGGACCAACCGTACGAAATCGGGGACATGATAGAACTCGCCGACCGAAACCAGCGCGGTTTCGTCGAGGACATCACGCTTCGCCACACGAAAGTGTTCACGCTCGACAACACCTTCCTGGTCATCCCGAACGGGACGATGCGGGACCGCGACGTAATCAACTACTCCGCCGAGGACCCGCGGACGCGGCTCTCTTTGGACGTGCTCGTCACCTACGAGAGCGACATCGACGAGGCCCGGAGTCTCATCGAACAGGCGGCCCGGAGCGTCGACAACGTCATCGAGGGCGGGCCGAACATCCGCGTCGGTGGCGCGCGGTACCCGGCCGCGCCGACGGCGTACATCGAGTCGTTCGCCGACCACGGCGTCAACCTCCGCCTGCGCTACTGGGTGACCGAACCGTACAAACTACTGACCGCCCGTTCGAAGGTGCAGACGAACGTCTGGAGCCAACTGGACGACGCCGACGTGGAGATAGCGTACCCCCACTCGCACCTCTACTTCGACGAGACGAGCGGGGAGATGCAGGTGTCAGTCGCGGAACGGGGGGCGGAGACGTTGGCTGGTGGCCAGTCCTCCGACGGGCAGTTGTCGGACGACGACGCGGACTACCGCGAAGACTGA